A single Pirellulales bacterium DNA region contains:
- the rplP gene encoding 50S ribosomal protein L16: protein MAMMPKRVKFRKSQRGRIKGEATRGNRVSFGEYALQAAQGGWLSAQTIEAGRVAAQQYMRNEGRLYVRVFPHKSITSIPLETRMGKGKGEPEFWAAVVKPGTVLYEVGGLSEEAARMCFARLAHKMPVKVRFLKRRAM from the coding sequence ATGGCGATGATGCCCAAGAGGGTCAAGTTCCGAAAAAGCCAAAGAGGGCGTATAAAAGGTGAAGCCACGCGCGGCAATCGCGTGAGCTTTGGCGAATACGCTCTGCAAGCGGCCCAAGGAGGTTGGCTAAGTGCGCAAACCATTGAGGCTGGCCGTGTCGCTGCGCAGCAGTACATGCGCAACGAAGGACGGCTTTACGTGCGCGTGTTTCCGCACAAATCGATCACGAGTATTCCACTGGAAACCCGCATGGGTAAAGGGAAAGGCGAACCGGAGTTTTGGGCGGCCGTGGTAAAGCCGGGCACCGTTTTGTACGAGGTGGGCGGCCTTTCCGAGGAAGCGGCCCGCATGTGCTTTGCTCGGCTGGCACACAAAATGCCCGTGAAAGTTCGATTTTTGAAGCGCCGAGCGATGTAA
- the rplV gene encoding 50S ribosomal protein L22, translating to MAYKATHRFARISARKVRPLANLVRGKFADDALDILKYMPHRGARMLEKVIKSALGNAEDRRANNVGSLVVKDCRIDGGPMFKRIRPRARGMAFMIRKRMAHISVELE from the coding sequence ATGGCATACAAAGCAACACATCGATTTGCCCGCATTAGTGCCCGCAAGGTGCGCCCCTTGGCGAACTTGGTGCGCGGTAAATTCGCCGACGATGCGCTGGATATTTTGAAGTACATGCCGCACCGCGGCGCGCGGATGCTGGAAAAGGTGATTAAGAGCGCACTGGGCAACGCGGAAGATCGCCGGGCCAACAATGTCGGCAGCCTGGTGGTGAAGGATTGCCGCATCGATGGTGGGCCCATGTTCAAACGTATCCGTCCCCGGGCGCGGGGCATGGCGTTTATGATTCGCAAGCGAATGGCGCACATTTCGGTCGAACTGGAATAA
- the rpmC gene encoding 50S ribosomal protein L29 — translation MAKAKEIRDMSDEQINLTWKEASENLFRLRMQAQTEKLDAPTELKKHRR, via the coding sequence ATGGCCAAAGCCAAAGAAATTCGCGATATGAGCGACGAACAAATTAACCTTACTTGGAAGGAAGCTTCCGAGAATTTGTTCCGTCTGCGCATGCAAGCGCAAACCGAAAAGCTCGATGCGCCGACTGAGTTGAAAAAACATCGGCGAT
- the rpsC gene encoding 30S ribosomal protein S3 — MGQKVNPVAFRTGIMEGWKSRWYASKQEFRDLLLEDFKVRKFVKEKYNFAAIPKVEIERTRDEVKIVLHTARPGVIIGRKGQEVEKLQEELQNLIGRRVNIKIEEINRPEIFAQLVAEDISEQLAKRASFRRTMKRAIDTSMEAGAKGIKVQLAGRLGGAEMARREKAIAGSMPLSTLRAKIDYGFTEAKTPQGHIGVQVWINQGMYEDQAHGDDAQEGQVPKKPKRAYKR; from the coding sequence ATGGGTCAAAAAGTCAATCCTGTCGCATTTCGCACCGGCATTATGGAAGGCTGGAAAAGCCGCTGGTACGCTTCCAAGCAGGAGTTTCGCGATCTGCTGTTGGAAGATTTCAAGGTGCGTAAATTCGTCAAGGAGAAATACAATTTCGCCGCCATTCCCAAGGTCGAAATCGAGCGCACCCGGGATGAAGTCAAAATTGTGCTACACACGGCGCGCCCGGGCGTAATTATTGGCCGCAAAGGTCAAGAAGTGGAAAAGCTCCAGGAAGAGCTGCAAAACCTGATCGGCCGCCGCGTGAACATCAAAATTGAAGAAATCAACCGACCGGAAATTTTCGCCCAGTTGGTGGCGGAAGATATTTCCGAACAATTGGCTAAACGGGCCAGCTTCCGTCGCACAATGAAACGGGCGATCGACACTTCGATGGAAGCGGGCGCAAAAGGAATCAAGGTTCAACTGGCAGGCCGTTTGGGTGGCGCCGAAATGGCGCGCCGCGAAAAGGCCATTGCCGGCAGCATGCCGCTGTCGACATTGCGGGCGAAAATCGATTACGGCTTTACCGAAGCCAAAACACCGCAAGGCCACATCGGCGTGCAAGTGTGGATTAACCAAGGTATGTACGAGGACCAAGCTCATGGCGATGATGCCCAAGAGGGTCAAGTTCCGAAAAAGCCAAAGAGGGCGTATAAAAGGTGA